The proteins below come from a single Drosophila suzukii chromosome X, CBGP_Dsuzu_IsoJpt1.0, whole genome shotgun sequence genomic window:
- the LOC108005222 gene encoding zinc finger protein Paris, with protein MEASICRVCLENNDNMVNIFNRTHASGTCIANILSHWSGYPVEQDDPFPKTICKSCLQDAENAYDMDTDQQFDEIMKPSLEDFSGKKVSISKESGVAEGAPQEIHIKEEVPDFCSTNEPQVINEPLIEDIFEEEQCHISNSDSIPVIKENVQGTFYSLKDGYVKLTEHLPFKCPHCVRSFSSKGNYTQHLKIHYGQRRFRCFVCSATFKAANILKVHMRIHTGERPFPCVQCNMSFTTNSNLKRHLRTVHP; from the coding sequence ATGGAGGCGTCCATATGTCGTGTTTGCTTGGAAAACAACGATAATATGGTAAATATCTTTAATCGGACGCACGCGTCGGGGACTTGCATTGCGAATATCCTCTCACACTGGAGTGGCTATCCTGTTGAGCAAGATGATCCCTTCCCCAAAACCATTTGCAAGTCCTGCCTGCAGGATGCGGAAAATGCTTACGATATGGATACTGATCAACAATTTGATGAGATAATGAAACCCTCACTGGAGGACTTCAGCGGAAAAAAGGTGTCCATATCGAAGGAATCAGGAGTTGCAGAAGGAGCCCCCCAAGAGATCCACATTAAGGAAGAAGTTCCAGACTTTTGTAGTACAAATGAACCCCAAGTGATAAACGAGCCACTTATAGAAGACATTTTCGAGGAAGAACAGTGCCATATCTCAAACTCCGACTCTATCCCAGTGATCAAGGAAAATGTACAGGGAACATTTTATAGCCTTAAGGATGGATATGTTAAATTGACCGAGCATCTACCTTTCAAGTGTCCGCATTGTGTAAGAAGTTTTTCATCGAAAGGAAATTACACACAACACTTGAAGATACACTACGGGCAACGACGCTTTAGGTGTTTCGTCTGTTCGGCGACCTTTAAAGCTGCCAATATCCTCAAGGTACACATGCGCATACACACCGGAGAACGACCGTTCCCCTGTGTCCAATGCAATATGTCCTTTACAACTAATTCAAATCTTAAACGACACTTGCGAACAGTGCATCCTTAA
- the LOC108005162 gene encoding transcription factor IIIA, protein MTPGTQITSDSDMDTVLEEFKQRHERRNSIGSAKYSCSLPECGATFKRLDQLDRHEYHHTGIKKHACAYEGCDKTYSIVTHLKRHLRSTHERPDATVKKTVKCALEECSKMFISVSNMTRHMRETHESPRVYPCSHCSAKFSQKLKLKRHEIREHTQEYPFTCSKCSRGFYQEWQCQSHEPSCKQYECPGCPKKFDKWSLYTKHCRDTLHGKNRHKCDRCECAFDKPSDLKQHIEVKHKEAKKQEEETSFTCTEEGCGKSYSYLRNLRQHMLTAHSGRRFECQTVDCGRCFSSAQNLAKHLLRDHKDGKVKKDKKPKATESNPRKRRRDAGRSKHSQLSKLACLQLDKEEEEAVREREPLALEKVTQSLQDDPVEELLAQTLQDEEEVD, encoded by the exons atgaCGCCTGGGACGCAAATTACGAGCGACAGCGACATGGACACCGTTCTGGAAGAGTTCAAGCAGCGCCATGAGCGCCGGAACAGCATCGGATCCGCCAAGTACTCCTGCAGCTTGCCAGAATGCGGAGCCACCTTCAAGCGGCTGGACCAATTGGACCGGCATGAATATCACCACACGGGAATT AAGAAGCACGCCTGTGCGTACGAGGGCTGCGACAAAACCTACTCCATAGTAACGCACTTGAAGAGGCATCTGCGGAGCACACACGAGCGTCCGGATGCGACGGTCAAGAAAACCGTGAAGTGCGCCCTCGAAGAGTGCAGCAAGATGTTCATCTCGGTCAGCAATATGACCCGCCACATGCGAGAAACCCACGAAAGTCCACGGGTCTATCCGTGCAGCCACTGCAGCGCCAAGTTCTCGCAGAAACTAAAGCTGAAGCGCCACGAGATCAGGGAGCACACACAGGAGTATCCCTTCACCTGTTCGAAATGCTCGCGCGGATTCTACCAGGAGTGGCAGTGCCAGAGTCACGAGCCCAGCTGCAAGCAGTACGAGTGTCCCGGTTGTCCAAAGAAGTTCGACAAGTGGTCGCTATACACGAAGCACTGCCGGGACACGTTGCACGGCAAGAATCGCCACAAATGCGACCGCTGTGAGTGCGCCTTCGACAAGCCCAGCGATCTGAAGCAGCACATCGAGGTGAAGCACAAGGAGGCCAAGAAACAGGAGGAGGAGACCTCGTTCACCTGCACAGAGGAGGGCTGCGGCAAGAGCTACTCGTACCTGAGGAATCTCCGCCAGCACATGCTGACCGCCCATTCGGGCAGGCGTTTCGAGTGCCAGACCGTGGACTGCGGACGCTGCTTCAGCAGTGCCCAGAATCTGGCGAAACATCTGCTCAGAGATCACAAGGATGGCAAGGTGAAGAAGGACAAGAAACCTAAGGCTACGGAGTCCAATCCCCGCAAGCGAAGGCGCGATGCCGGTCGCAGCAAGCACTCGCAGCTGTCCAAGCTGGCCTGTCTGCAACTGGACAAGGAAGAGGAGGAGGCGGTGCGTGAACGGGAACCCTTAGCTCTTGAAAAGGTCACACAATCGTTGCAGGATGACCCCGTCGAGGAGCTGCTGGCACAAACCCTTCAAGATGAAGAGGAAGTGGATTAG